One genomic window of Trichlorobacter lovleyi includes the following:
- a CDS encoding glycosyltransferase family 2 protein, with translation MVRAISLLESSHCHEQQPLRQSPHYRNSTEPPLVTAIISVYNAERFMRGRLENLVEQTLFAQGLLELIIIDSNSPQNELVSIQPFLTAYPENIRYLRTERRETVYAAWNRGISMARGRYVINANTDDRFCANALELLSRYLDADPSLDAVYGDWLVTNIENDRFNYDAHQFHFRYPPFYPPLLLYYQISSHAVMLRRSVFDKIGMYQSDLKVAGDRELMLRFASAGLKAKRVAATLGLYLEHAVSVEHAEKSGKEELIALRNQYTSPERLARLYGRSVPVQQEELAQLYVETGALGFQFYRWGDHWVSDLDFAEAMFLQALVWDPSNALAHQNLGIIKSIRCGEHTGARFWAGIARGVLPPLVSVIVPTRNRPDMLREAIGSILHQSISSLEVVVVNDGGDDLTALLESLHDDRIVHLRLPERRERSAARNAGIRAARGQYIAYLDDDDLYYQNHLATVIGFMEQQGVPAAYSDAYRARQQSLDGNYVTIERNVIYADEFDRETLLCENYIPILCMVHKRSCLETAGMFDESLWTHEDWDLWIRIARHYPIKRVPRITCEYRIRDDLTNTSTRHKADMVATRKKLYRRYRHELRNPSESLSKQQGGLFNQLVSMYQTLEQQLASSGWPVEEMPSEPFLARLFVETAASRQQLLSAWWWHRAHSCVKLADRLYCLEQAIAADTENAAATLERAQLLCQSASDHCACEAALRALLELNPLDRSAAGVLLALQNRTM, from the coding sequence TTGGTCCGTGCGATCTCATTGCTCGAGTCATCGCACTGTCATGAGCAACAACCGCTCAGGCAATCACCACACTACCGGAATAGCACTGAGCCTCCTCTGGTAACGGCAATTATCTCAGTCTACAATGCCGAACGTTTTATGCGGGGCAGGCTTGAAAATCTTGTCGAACAGACATTGTTCGCGCAAGGGCTACTTGAATTGATCATCATTGATTCCAACTCTCCGCAGAATGAACTCGTCAGCATCCAACCGTTTTTGACAGCCTATCCCGAGAACATCCGCTACCTGCGTACAGAACGGCGGGAAACGGTCTACGCCGCCTGGAATCGTGGTATCAGTATGGCTCGTGGCCGTTATGTGATCAACGCAAACACAGACGACCGGTTCTGCGCCAATGCCCTTGAGCTACTCAGCAGATACCTCGATGCCGACCCTTCCCTCGACGCCGTTTACGGCGACTGGTTGGTGACAAACATTGAAAATGACCGGTTTAACTACGATGCGCACCAGTTTCACTTCAGGTATCCGCCGTTTTATCCTCCTTTGCTGCTGTACTATCAGATCAGCTCCCATGCCGTGATGCTTCGCCGCTCCGTATTTGATAAAATCGGAATGTATCAATCCGACCTGAAGGTGGCTGGAGATCGTGAACTTATGCTGCGGTTCGCCAGTGCCGGCCTGAAGGCAAAACGGGTTGCCGCGACACTCGGCCTCTATCTTGAACATGCTGTAAGCGTTGAACATGCCGAGAAATCTGGAAAAGAGGAGTTGATCGCACTCCGAAACCAATATACCTCACCTGAACGTCTGGCAAGGCTTTACGGGCGCTCAGTGCCTGTACAACAGGAGGAGCTGGCGCAGCTCTACGTGGAAACTGGCGCATTAGGGTTTCAATTTTACCGTTGGGGAGACCACTGGGTAAGCGATCTGGATTTTGCCGAAGCCATGTTTCTGCAGGCGCTGGTATGGGACCCTTCCAATGCATTGGCGCATCAAAATCTTGGAATTATCAAGTCAATCCGGTGCGGTGAGCATACCGGTGCCCGCTTTTGGGCTGGTATTGCCAGAGGCGTTCTGCCACCTCTCGTGTCTGTCATCGTTCCCACACGCAATCGTCCGGACATGTTGCGGGAGGCTATCGGTAGTATTCTGCATCAAAGTATCTCCAGTCTTGAAGTCGTTGTGGTAAACGATGGCGGCGACGATCTGACTGCGCTTTTGGAGTCGTTGCACGACGACCGTATCGTACATCTCAGGCTGCCCGAACGGCGGGAACGTTCAGCAGCACGGAATGCCGGCATCCGGGCCGCACGCGGGCAGTATATCGCCTATCTGGATGACGACGACCTGTACTATCAGAATCATCTGGCCACCGTGATTGGCTTTATGGAGCAGCAGGGGGTACCGGCAGCCTACAGTGACGCCTACCGTGCACGCCAGCAGTCGCTTGATGGCAACTATGTGACGATCGAGCGTAACGTGATCTATGCAGACGAATTTGATCGGGAAACGCTGCTGTGTGAAAATTATATCCCGATTCTTTGCATGGTGCATAAGAGGAGCTGCCTGGAAACAGCCGGCATGTTCGATGAATCACTATGGACCCATGAGGATTGGGATTTGTGGATCAGGATCGCACGCCACTATCCAATCAAACGGGTCCCCCGGATTACCTGTGAATACCGCATCCGGGACGACCTTACCAATACCTCGACCCGCCATAAGGCGGACATGGTGGCAACCCGGAAAAAGTTGTATCGGCGTTACCGTCATGAACTGCGGAACCCTTCGGAAAGTCTGTCAAAACAACAGGGGGGACTGTTCAATCAACTGGTTAGTATGTATCAAACCCTTGAACAACAGCTGGCGTCGTCAGGTTGGCCGGTGGAAGAAATGCCGTCAGAGCCTTTCCTGGCGAGACTTTTCGTAGAAACCGCCGCTTCCCGTCAGCAACTGCTCTCTGCCTGGTGGTGGCACCGGGCACATAGCTGTGTAAAACTGGCAGACCGGCTTTACTGTCTTGAGCAGGCTATAGCCGCAGATACGGAAAATGCTGCTGCCACGCTGGAGCGGGCACAACTCCTGTGCCAGAGTGCATCAGATCATTGTGCATGCGAAGCCGCTCTGCGAGCATTGCTGGAGTTAAATCCGCTTGACCGTAGTGCAGCAGGAGTCCTTTTGGCGCTGCAAAACAGAACGATGTGA
- a CDS encoding vitamin B12-dependent ribonucleotide reductase, with translation MPAQASAAGQPALTPNALTVLEKRYLKRDPSGKPLETPSDMFRRVAETIAEPDKKFDKKADVKKLADRFYEMIVSFDFLPNSPTLMNAGRELGQLSACFVLPVGDSIEEIFDAVKFTAMIHKSGGGTGFSFSRLRPANDLVKTTTGVSSGPISFMRVFDTATETIKQGGTRRGANMGILRVDHPNIMDFIMCKADQKLFNNFNISVGLTEKFMEAVERDEEYDLLNPRDKSKMGTLNARKVFQRIVNQAWENGEPGIIFLDRLNRDNPTPHVGEIESTNPCGEQPLLPYESCNLGSINLGRFVNDGAIDWSRLKEVIHDSVHFLDNVIEANKYPLQQIHDMTHANRKIGLGVMGWADMLILLGVPYNSGEAVKLGKKVMQFINDEGHAASRELGQKRGSFPNFIGSTFDKKGALPQRNATVTTIAPTGTISMIANASSGVEPLFAISYVKNVMDGTKLIEVNPTFEKLAKERGFYSAELMEKIAEHGTVHDLDEVPADVRRVFVTAHDITPEDHIQMQAAFQYHTDNAVSKTVNFPNTATIEDVENVYMLAYKTGCKGVTIYRDGSRDEQVLSTTKKEEKAAVAALPMEDDKHAIKRERPKALKGWTYQMQTGCGPLYITVNEDKNGLFELFTTMGKAGGCAASQSEAIGRMVSLAWRSGIQARQVIKQLLGISCHCPSGYGENRVLSCADAVAKAIQAHMLENGYDLNAEATQHERGACPECGGIVEHEGGCMVCHVCGYSECA, from the coding sequence ATGCCCGCACAAGCGTCTGCTGCCGGTCAACCTGCGCTCACCCCCAACGCCCTTACCGTCCTTGAAAAACGCTACCTTAAACGGGACCCCAGCGGCAAACCGCTTGAGACCCCGTCTGATATGTTTCGCAGGGTTGCAGAGACCATTGCCGAGCCGGACAAAAAATTTGATAAAAAGGCTGATGTCAAAAAACTTGCAGACCGTTTCTATGAGATGATTGTCAGCTTTGACTTTCTGCCCAACTCCCCGACCCTGATGAACGCAGGACGTGAACTGGGGCAGCTTTCCGCCTGTTTCGTGCTTCCGGTGGGCGACTCGATTGAAGAGATCTTTGATGCGGTCAAGTTTACCGCCATGATCCACAAATCCGGCGGCGGCACCGGCTTCTCCTTCTCCCGTCTGCGTCCGGCCAACGACCTGGTCAAGACCACCACCGGTGTCTCCAGCGGCCCGATCTCCTTTATGCGGGTCTTTGATACCGCCACTGAAACCATCAAGCAGGGCGGCACCCGCCGTGGCGCCAACATGGGTATCCTGCGGGTTGATCACCCCAACATCATGGATTTCATCATGTGCAAGGCCGATCAGAAGCTGTTCAACAACTTCAATATCTCGGTCGGCCTGACCGAGAAGTTCATGGAGGCGGTTGAGCGTGACGAAGAGTATGACCTGCTCAACCCCCGCGACAAAAGCAAGATGGGCACCCTGAACGCACGCAAGGTGTTCCAGCGGATCGTCAACCAGGCCTGGGAAAACGGCGAACCGGGCATCATCTTCCTGGATCGCCTTAACCGTGACAACCCGACTCCCCATGTCGGTGAGATCGAATCAACCAACCCCTGTGGCGAGCAGCCGCTACTGCCCTACGAGTCCTGCAACCTGGGCTCCATCAACCTGGGACGTTTTGTCAACGACGGGGCGATTGACTGGAGCCGGCTCAAAGAGGTCATTCATGACTCGGTCCACTTCCTGGATAACGTGATCGAGGCCAACAAGTACCCGCTGCAGCAAATCCACGATATGACCCACGCAAACCGCAAGATCGGTCTGGGAGTCATGGGCTGGGCAGACATGCTGATCCTGCTGGGAGTTCCCTACAACTCCGGTGAAGCGGTCAAACTGGGCAAAAAGGTCATGCAGTTCATTAATGACGAAGGCCATGCCGCCTCACGTGAACTGGGCCAGAAACGCGGTTCCTTCCCCAACTTTATCGGCTCAACCTTTGACAAAAAGGGTGCCCTGCCGCAACGGAACGCCACAGTCACCACCATCGCCCCCACCGGCACCATCTCCATGATCGCCAACGCCTCTTCAGGCGTAGAGCCGCTCTTTGCCATCTCCTATGTCAAGAACGTCATGGACGGCACCAAACTGATCGAGGTCAATCCGACCTTTGAAAAACTGGCCAAGGAGCGTGGCTTCTATTCCGCAGAACTGATGGAAAAAATTGCTGAACATGGCACGGTACATGATCTGGACGAGGTTCCTGCCGATGTCCGCCGGGTCTTTGTCACTGCCCATGACATCACCCCGGAAGACCATATCCAGATGCAGGCCGCCTTCCAGTACCACACCGACAACGCCGTATCCAAGACGGTCAACTTTCCCAATACCGCCACCATTGAAGATGTTGAAAACGTCTACATGCTGGCCTACAAGACCGGCTGCAAAGGGGTCACCATCTACCGCGACGGCTCCCGTGACGAGCAGGTCCTCTCCACCACCAAGAAAGAAGAAAAGGCCGCTGTAGCAGCGCTGCCGATGGAAGACGACAAACATGCCATCAAGCGTGAACGCCCCAAGGCGCTGAAAGGCTGGACCTACCAGATGCAGACCGGCTGCGGCCCGCTCTACATCACCGTTAACGAAGACAAGAACGGCCTGTTTGAACTGTTCACCACCATGGGCAAGGCCGGTGGTTGCGCAGCCTCCCAATCAGAGGCGATCGGACGGATGGTTTCCCTGGCATGGCGCAGCGGCATCCAGGCCCGCCAGGTCATCAAGCAACTGCTCGGCATCTCCTGCCACTGCCCTTCCGGTTACGGCGAAAACCGGGTACTCTCCTGCGCCGACGCCGTGGCCAAGGCAATTCAGGCCCACATGCTTGAAAACGGCTACGACCTGAATGCAGAGGCTACCCAGCATGAGCGTGGCGCCTGCCCCGAATGCGGCGGCATTGTCGAGCACGAAGGCGGCTGCATGGTCTGCCATGTCTGCGGCTACTCTGAATGCGCATAA